The Naumovozyma castellii chromosome 4, complete genome genome contains a region encoding:
- the CDC13 gene encoding telomere-binding protein CDC13 (ancestral locus Anc_2.56), producing MSESCVFITSPSQFQRFPDSKQISLRFVSLLTGIKYNGKNFILELSDFDNNNVISPYRVKLRCSDENAKRLAQMTISLLCQFFDFEIPELRTLSDPFFIDEIQLDRLCFINCKVIYIGKDDKYSLFLDDIKPIDLNNAIRIARQLQSTLEQRTILKIFDNLIKLNNESRNGFKFVKLDNYNNEFAQFIQEKQTMVNSRKKTTIINNNPLFRSHITDTRENEMTSQFDFNSQYLNTENSNDSTSPSHDSIDPIEESDANSSSIHLSRNTSRQSITTERSPKLRKLNKNSKPVANKPEYYRCVDIGTICEIQGKLVGSIPLNLIESNLNASPARFFFIPNEWTEGKEGNDEAMIKLLPNYNCIEVLVSKFSELKGIFSKFTTDFTKLNHFLLNNKVQVRIVRSKFPFKLLKNDTFHAYNKEHAFAPIWTLQDIDLLPSKIPKKKAVPRLLPSTIANNQDEDLNKILNQQFERTKNDSVIKFEELRLSPHEVKFVTMFGLLVSVTFENSQYVSLVFTDFTTNSIDQKYLFGNYLIDPIVRMNGDQGFRVIMYPEHFEIFNRNVAKVFGSTLKDLLNGRENITNKGIVCKISLKLKFFTNKLNAISRVCIPILTSNNELSLKEYSILDHIYKNALTNIHEYDMDKCFDSFVKCFPYKRQADGKIIVTSSTEERELSLILDDDDDDDDNDNDHQLETDDNNANLSSLMNEKSFKEGETQDSIPDINIDATPYRIQENNNIPLLNVLQDDEPVIFRVSGKLINVEYHPSYLALTITNDTFAKDAIEWTRILKIEVFSSENIRYFFNAGVEPPLVEMSTQSQVLSTENAINIEDNLNILKGFVGKEFSFKITKGTLKLFTNIGVSVWCPVEYTLEEMKGQMMLRHDRDAKDSKKPLTSSHGMVKQETHSLVEIID from the coding sequence ATGTCTGAGTCTTGCGTCTTTATTACTTCACCCTCTCAATTCCAGAGGTTTCCTGATTCCaaacaaatttcattaagatttgtttctttgcTGACCGGTATCAAATACAATGGGAAGAACTTCATCTTGGAATTAAgtgattttgataataataacgtCATTAGTCCATATCGTGTCAAATTAAGATGCTCTGATGAAAATGCTAAAAGATTAGCGCAGATGACAATATCATTACTTTGTCAATTTTTCGATTTTGAGATTCCTGAATTGAGAACTTTATCAGAtccatttttcattgatgaaattcaattgGATAGACTatgtttcattaattgtAAAGTAATCTATATTGGAAAGGATGACAAATACAGTCTGTTCTTGGATGATATTAAACCGATTGACTTAAACAATGCTATAAGGATCGCTAGACAATTACAATCCACGTTAGAACAGAGaacaatattgaaaatctttgataatttgattAAGTTGAACAATGAATCAAGGAATGgatttaaatttgttaaattggataattataataatgaGTTCGCAcaatttattcaagaaaagcAAACCATGGTAAATTCGAGAAAGAAAACTACCATCATTAACAACAATCCCTTGTTTAGAAGTCATATTACAGATACAagagaaaatgaaatgacGTCTCAATTTGACTTCAATTCGCAATATTTGAACAcagaaaattcaaatgatagTACCTCCCCTTCTCATGATAGTATAGACCCCATTGAAGAGTCAGAtgcaaattcttcatctatACATTTATCAAGAAATACATCAAGGCAAAGCATCACCACTGAAAGATCTCCTAAATTAAGAAAGTTAAATAAGAATAGTAAACCAGTTGCAAATAAACCTGAATATTATAGATGTGTTGATATAGGTACTATATGTGAGATTCAAGGTAAATTAGTTGGTTCCATTCCATTAAATCtaattgaatcaaatttaaatgcTTCTCCAGCcagatttttttttattccCAATGAGTGGACAGAAGGAAAAGAGGGGAATGATGAAGCAATGATCAAATTGCTTCCTAATTATAACTGTATAGAAGTTCTTGTCTCTAAATTTAGTGAGTTGAAAGGAATATTTAGTAAATTCACCACCGATTTTACTAAACTTAATCATTTCCTTTTGAATAACAAAGTTCAAGTTAGGATAGTAAGAAGTAAGTTTCCCTTCAAGTTGCTGAAGAATGATACATTTCATGCATATAACAAAGAACATGCATTTGCCCCAATATGGACATTACAGGATATCGATCTACTCCCCTCGAAGATACCGAAAAAGAAAGCGGTTCCACGATTACTGCCGTCAACGATAGCAAATAAtcaagatgaagatttgaataagATTTTAAACCAACAATTTGAGCGAACCAAAAATGATTCTGTCATTaagtttgaagaattgagaTTGTCACCGCATGAGGTTAAATTTGTGACGATGTTTGGTTTATTGGTTTCTGtcacttttgaaaattctCAATACGTTTCGTTAGTCTTTACAGATTTTACAACAAATTCTATTgatcaaaaatatttattcgGTAATTATCTAATTGATCCAATCGTGAGAATGAATGGTGATCAGGGGTTTCGGGTTATTATGTATCCTgaacattttgaaatatttaatagaAATGTGGCTAAGGTATTCGGATCCACattaaaagatttattaaatgGTAGAGAAAATATTACCAACAAAGGAATTGTTTGTAAGATctcattgaaattgaaatttttcactaataaattgaatgctATTTCAAGAGTTTGCATCCCCATCTTGACATCAAACAATGAATTGAGTTTGAAAGAATACAGCATATTAGATCACATTTATAAAAATGCTCTAACAAATATTCATGAATACGATATGGACAAATGTTTTGATTCTTTTGTAAAGTGTTTCCCATATAAAAGACAAGCAGATGGTAAGATAATTGTTACTTCTTCCACTGAGGAACGAGAATTATCACTCATattagatgatgacgatgatgacgatgataatgataatgatcATCAACTGGAAACTGACGATAACAATGCAAACCTATCTAGTCtaatgaatgaaaaatcCTTCAAGGAGGGCGAAACGCAGGATAGTATACCAGATATAAATATAGACGCAACGCCATATAGAATTCAAGAgaacaataatattccCCTTTTGAACGTTTTGCAAGACGATGAACCAGTAATATTTAGGGTCTCTGGTAAATTGATTAATGTCGAGTATCATCCATCATATCTTGCTCTAACAATAACGAATGATACATTTGCGAAAGATGCCATTGAATGGACaagaatattgaagatTGAAGTATTTTCCAGTGAGAATAtaagatattttttcaacGCCGGTGTAGAGCCACCGTTGGTTGAGATGAGTACGCAATCGCAAGTACTGTCCACGGAGAATGcaataaatattgaagataaCCTAAATATCCTAAAAGGGTTTGTTGGGAAGGAGTTTTCGTTCAAGATTACTAAGGGTACATTGAAGCTATTCACGAACATTGGAGTGTCAGTGTGGTGCCCGGTTGAGTACACACTCGAAGAAATGAAGGGTCAAATGATGTTGCGTCATGACAGGGATGCCAAAGACAGCAAGAAACCTTTAACCTCCTCACATGGCATGGTGAAGCAGGAGACGCATTCCCTAGTGGAAATCATTGATTGA
- the DTD1 gene encoding D-tyrosyl-tRNA(Tyr) deacylase (ancestral locus Anc_2.59) produces MLLVGISIEDTKEDVDKLARKVVNLRIFEDEQDNFWKQSIKDVKGQILSISQFTLYAKTKKGTKPDFHMAQKGHIAKELYDDFLQVMRNELGDENVQDGQFGAMMSCSLTNEGPVTIILDSKN; encoded by the coding sequence ATGCTCTTAGTAGGTATTTCCATCGAAGACACTAAGGAAGATGTTGATAAGTTAGCAAGAAAAGTTGtaaatttaagaatttttgaagatgagcaagataatttttggaaacaGAGTATTAAGGATGTGAAGGGTCAAATCCTATCCATTTCACAGTTTACACTTTATGCAAAGACAAAGAAGGGAACCAAACCCGATTTCCATATGGCTCAAAAGGGGCATATTGCCAAAGAACTTTATGATGATTTCTTACAGGTGATGAGAAATGAATTGGGGGACGAGAATGTGCAAGACGGTCAATTTGGGGCCATGATGAGTTGCTCCTTGACCAATGAGGGTCCTGTGACTATCATTTTAGATAGTAAGAATTAG
- the FMP45 gene encoding Fmp45p (ancestral locus Anc_2.55) yields the protein MQSKQIKRFVNLLSFFFLLGAGLLTFFLILSGARSGGVLKNFYWLQADTNGFNSAAPVTRWYNYEFCGFSNGNTFDCSSKGAAKPFSPRDNFGASPNMPSSFLNNRNTYYYLSKVAWAMLLIGMVFTIFTIVPQALTIFMNNIHTDNIAMAFSWIAFFFIILAACLYTGCYVKARKTFHHDNRSAKMGAKNFGFIWASVALLLLNSIAITVACVRNRKRRNDAYYNEDYHTEKSTASSGTSGVRFPLIRKHAKTTTVAADNVNAVPQDQPMLAEQQGVPIRTVEEHTVIAQQEV from the coding sequence ATGCAAAGTAAGCAAATTAAAAGGTTTGTTAATTTGTTaagttttttctttctcttagGGGCCGGGTTGTTAACGTTCTTTCTGATTTTATCAGGGGCCAGAAGTGGAGGTGTACTAAAGAATTTTTATTGGTTACAGGCAGATACCAATGGGTTTAATTCTGCTGCTCCCGTCACAAGGTGGTACAATTATGAATTTTGTGGGTTCAGTAATGGTAATACGTTCGattgttcttcaaaagGTGCAGCTAAGCCATTCTCTCCAAGGGACAATTTTGGTGCAAGTCCTAATATGCCCTCATCTTTCTTGAACAACAGAAACACTTACTATTACCTATCTAAGGTAGCATGGGCAATGTTGCTGATTGGGATGGTATTCACCATTTTTACTATCGTCCCTCAAGCTCTAACTATTTTTATGAATAACATCCATACTGATAATATCGCTATGGCGTTCTCTTGGATcgccttcttcttcatcatattgGCTGCTTGCTTATACACCGGGTGCTACGTTAAGGCAAGAAAAACTTTCCATCATGATAACAGAAGTGCCAAGATGGGTGCCaaaaattttggtttcaTTTGGGCCTCAGTCGCTTTACTATTACTGAATTCTATTGCTATTACAGTGGCTTGTGTTCGAAACAGAAAAAGGAGAAATGACGCATACTACAATGAGGATTACCACACGGAAAAATCAACAGCTAGTTCAGGTACCAGTGGTGTACGTTTCCCATTGATCCGTAAACATGCAAAGACCACAACAGTAGCTGCTGATAATGTCAATGCGGTTCCACAAGATCAACCGATGCTTGCGGAGCAACAAGGGGTTCCAATTCGAACTGTAGAAGAGCATACTGTAATTGCTCAACAGGAAGTTTGA
- the HBT1 gene encoding Hbt1p (ancestral locus Anc_2.54) has product MYRNNIRTLDPMKQTGSEPSTERQQHQHTYDQEREQYPVDAFNASNEDPLAPAHDWKDSETPKQFNKNLFGHDTRETNMPGSFQNYEEEESGNERTGFSTTKPVQHDLRNEDSNYKLSSSATEQETGRRRSLTEKLKNAMGLGLNKDQKHTHEDTIIPHKPDITEIGKIEAEETSKSQAINVNKNESDRGVLGNATIGASNLEKGTGFKEQQKHPITEGKTKFGVYNPTPPIPETKNVQEKKTGIPGCGVAKGKTESHYTPTETSTDTRRRLSESDMYATNIPPGLTKTDDTGFENTENVHIPGTAMPSNDFKEHHHHHHHHQHNHHEKDVSGTGAVRYPSEQKPSTVSQYSHTEQANTANLGTVGLTEDAARGANISHNPEQITNEAQERISNSKVYGPLGESYVESHPAATTNKANASPDKPIETSAETRRRLSETKMFGTAIPTEDTSYSKFESSQKKTSMENTKRVTSDRQFATSTIAGVSPTGRRPYTTADVERQNAMEKRLRDPNQKTTGDNGINNFDWEYDHNHEERNKDRHTKSKSSIPVYFPGNCFDWRLDTDAFRKNEDLTTRSETNKAHIPGNNFDWVGESITTKGDKGMIASELEGYGPGHASDRRVVVGSQQPHSETRTKEMMKARDIPTMDTDKVEGFSYHNVEPIRTDVNEGAASSFDYDKSKEFQQSQRNTSEGIDKDSAYSSNKSTGIAGGISAGIAAIGGVLNMSSTKTKGSHEQDQNEGMDKRFNYEITKDIPTEVGKVGTSDVSQAIPGSYAADVDNSQLTAPLLRKEAKEEPTYFDDDIGTYNDIDGVNKQVNNGLPKFATSSSNGAQVSTIKSEPQHRPNTEVHNKKSINTYEWAPNDNAPSNVASNGFSRNQYEGESIADTQRTIFEGQGVHDNDSRYSSPRAESSGQQQPLLESKGRGTGMDKMKREQFTRSEPPETQQTATGHTANDGGAYNLGSSGAGIYSQTIGNSPSLVDPSKPTYGFKEGQAANATSYTTTAPSGDATRKKSFGSTTSSGAYSSGEERFGTETTTASRKDAVPRSQQRRRSSDVAADNTRRDSKGGFLRRVSVGIMNQLPKPKM; this is encoded by the coding sequence ATGTATAGAAATAATATCAGAACATTAGATCCAATGAAACAAACAGGATCCGAACCGTCAACTGAAAGACAACAACACCAACACACATATGATCAAGAACGCGAACAATACCCAGTAGATGCTTTCAACGCAAGTAATGAAGATCCGTTGGCCCCAGCCCACGATTGGAAAGATAGTGAGACTCCCAAGCAATTTAACAAGAATTTATTTGGCCATGACACAAGAGAGACTAATATGCCCGGTTCATTCCAGAAttatgaagaagaggaaagtGGAAATGAAAGGACAGGCTTTAGCACCACCAAGCCGGTACAACATGATTTGCGCAATGAGGATTCAAATTACAAGTTGAGTTCATCTGCCACTGAACAAGAGAcaggaagaagaagatctctcactgaaaaattgaagaatgcAATGGGTTTGGGTTTGAATAAGGACCAGAAACATACACATGAGGATACAATCATCCCTCATAAACCTGATATCACTGAAATAGGGAAAATTGAAGCTGAAGAAACTTCTAAATCACAAGCGATTAATGtcaataaaaatgaatcGGATCGTGGAGTCCTTGGTAATGCTACTATTGGTGCTTCTAATCTAGAAAAAGGGACAGGCTTCaaagaacaacaaaaacACCCAATTACTGAAGGTAAGACTAAGTTTGGAGTTTATAATCCAACTCCTCCAATTCCTGAAACCAAGAATGtccaagaaaagaagacaGGAATTCCAGGTTGTGGTGTTGCCAAGGGGAAAACTGAATCTCATTACACACCCACAGAAACTAGCACTGATACTAGAAGAAGATTGTCCGAAAGTGATATGTATGCCACTAACATCCCCCCAGGACTTACAAAGACTGATGATACGGGTTTCGAAAATACAGAGAATGTTCATATTCCTGGTACTGCTATGCCCAGTAATGATTTCAAGgagcatcatcatcaccatcatcatcaccaacATAATCATCACGAAAAGGATGTCAGTGGAACTGGTGCTGTTAGATATCCTTCAGAACAGAAACCTTCTACAGTGAGCCAATATAGCCACACTGAACAAGCCAACACAGCAAATCTCGGTACAGTTGGTTTAACTGAGGATGCTGCTAGAGGTGCAAATATATCCCATAATCCAGAGCAAATTACAAACGAGGCTCAAGAAcgaatttcaaattcaaaagtGTATGGTCCTCTTGGAGAGTCATATGTAGAATCTCACCCAGCTGCTACTACAAATAAAGCAAATGCTTCACCAGACAAACCAATAGAAACTAGTGCtgaaacaagaagaagacttTCTGAGACCAAGATGTTTGGTACAGCTATTCCAACAGAAGATACCtcatattccaaatttgaatcGAGTCAGAAGAAAACATCTATGGAAAACACCAAAAGGGTTACCTCTGACCGCCAATTTGCCACATCAACTATTGCTGGAGTGTCACCAACAGGGCGAAGACCTTATACTACTGCTGATGTAGAGAGACAAAATGCCATGGAAAAGAGATTACGTGATCCTAATCAAAAAACAACTGGTGACAATGGCATTAATAACTTCGATTGGGAATACGACCATAATCACGAGGAAAGAAACAAGGACCGACACACTAAAAGCAAATCATCTATTCCCGTATATTTCCCTGGGAACTGTTTTGACTGGCGATTAGATACAGATGCCTTTAGGAAAAACGAAGACTTGACAACTAGGTCTGAAACTAATAAAGCTCATATTCCAggaaataattttgattgGGTGGGTGAGTCAATTACTACAAAGGGTGATAAAGGTATGATAGCTAGTGAACTCGAAGGTTATGGCCCAGGCCACGCTTCAGATAGGAGAGTAGTAGTAGGATCTCAGCAACCACATTCTGAGACGagaacaaaagaaatgatGAAAGCAAGGGACATTCCTACTATGGATACGGATAAGGTTGAAGGATTTTCTTATCACAATGTTGAACCTATTAGAACAGATGTGAACGAGGGAGCTGCTTCGAGTTTTGATTATGACAAATCTAAGGAATTTCAACAAAGCCAAAGAAATACATCTGAAGGAATTGACAAAGATAGCGCATACTCTTCCAATAAGTCTACGGGGATTGCTGGAGGTATCAGTGCAGGCATTGCTGCTATTGGTGGTGTGTTAAATATGTCATCAACTAAAACAAAAGGTTCCCACGAGCAAGATCAAAATGAAGGTATGGATAAACGCTTTAATTATGAAATTACTAAGGATATTCCCACCGAGGTAGGAAAAGTCGGCACTTCAGATGTTAGTCAAGCCATCCCTGGTAGCTATGCTGCCGATGTTGATAATTCTCAATTAACTGCTCCGCTTTTAAGGAAAGAAGCTAAAGAAGAGCCCACATATTTTGATGACGATATTGGAACTTACAATGATATCGATGGGGTTAACAAGCAAGTGAATAATGGTCTTCCCAAATTTGCCacctcttcttcaaatggtGCACAAGTATCAACTATCAAGTCTGAACCACAACACAGACCTAATACTGAAGTACATAACAAGAAATCTATTAACACGTATGAGTGGGCACCCAATGATAATGCCCCATCAAATGTTGCCAGCAATGGGTTCAGCAGAAATCAATATGAGGGTGAATCTATTGCAGACACCCaaagaacaatatttgAAGGTCAAGGAGTTCATGACAATGATTCAAGATATTCTAGCCCCAGGGCTGAATCGTCCGGTCAACAGCAGCCGCTATTAGAGTCAAAGGGACGTGGAACTGGAATGGACAAGATGAAGAGAGAGCAATTTACACGGTCTGAACCACCAGAGACACAACAAACTGCCACGGGGCACACTGCCAATGATGGCGGTGCTTATAATTTGGGTTCATCTGGTGCTGGTATTTATTCTCAAACCATAGGTAATTCACCCAGTTTAGTTGATCCTTCAAAACCAACTTATGGATTCAAAGAAGGCCAAGCTGCAAATGCAACTTCGTATACTACAACTGCTCCATCAGGCGACGCTacaagaaagaaatcttTTGGCTCAACTACAAGTTCGGGGGCATATTCCTCAGGTGAAGAGCGTTTTGGTACAGAAACAACGACTGC